A section of the Neorhodopirellula lusitana genome encodes:
- the arsA gene encoding arsenical pump-driving ATPase: MQFLETPTRNLFFTGKGGVGKTSMACATAVQLADRGLRVLLVSTDPASNLDEVLGTALASHPTEVESVPNLFAMNIDPEEAAREYRERMVGPYRGVLPDAAVASMEEQFSGSCTLEITAFDEFAKLLGDQNATSSFDHVIFDTAPTGHTLRLLTLPSAWSGFMDDNTSGTSCLGPLAGLQAQQAIYKKTVSALGDAEVTTLVLVTRPEPSAFREAQRASEELQSLGVQNQHLIVNGVFQSQTPTDAIAVAMQRRGDEALAAIPQSLGELPRTTIKLANAGLMGIDSLRQVGQPEAVGSDQEAVSPVSLVSSASMTDGLGALIDELAAPGHGVILAMGKGGVGKTTVAAAVAVALADRGHQVHLSTTDPAAHLAATIAADELPGLTVGRIDPAQETADYRDEVLETAGADLDAEGLALLDEDLRSPCTEEIAVFRAFAKAVSEGTNRFVVLDTAPTGHTILLLDSALAYHREVSRQTNQISESVENLLPRLRDPDFTRVLVVTLPEATPVHEAAKLQEDLRRAEIEPFAWAINQSLNPLEVTDPALRHRQQHELQFIDEVKSKLAKRVALIPWQVDPPTGLEGLRDLIGREAPVG; this comes from the coding sequence ATGCAATTCCTGGAAACACCTACACGCAATCTTTTCTTCACTGGCAAAGGTGGCGTCGGCAAAACGTCCATGGCCTGCGCCACCGCTGTCCAGCTCGCTGATCGTGGTTTGCGAGTGCTGCTGGTTTCGACGGATCCGGCATCCAATCTCGACGAGGTGCTCGGGACGGCGTTGGCCAGCCATCCGACTGAAGTCGAATCGGTTCCGAATTTGTTTGCGATGAACATCGATCCCGAGGAGGCGGCCCGCGAGTATCGCGAGCGCATGGTGGGACCGTATCGTGGAGTGTTGCCGGACGCGGCGGTCGCCAGTATGGAAGAGCAGTTCTCCGGTTCATGCACGTTGGAGATTACAGCGTTCGATGAGTTCGCCAAATTGCTGGGTGACCAAAACGCGACTAGCTCTTTCGATCATGTGATCTTTGATACTGCCCCGACGGGCCACACGTTGCGATTGCTGACACTGCCGTCGGCTTGGTCTGGGTTCATGGACGACAACACGTCCGGGACTTCCTGTCTTGGCCCGCTAGCCGGTCTACAAGCTCAACAGGCGATCTACAAGAAAACGGTCTCGGCGTTGGGTGATGCGGAGGTCACCACGTTGGTCTTGGTCACCCGACCGGAGCCTTCGGCTTTTCGGGAGGCGCAGCGTGCCAGTGAAGAGTTGCAGTCCCTGGGTGTCCAAAACCAACACCTGATCGTGAACGGAGTCTTCCAGAGTCAGACGCCTACCGATGCGATTGCGGTGGCCATGCAGCGACGCGGAGACGAAGCTCTCGCCGCTATCCCCCAATCGCTTGGTGAACTTCCTCGCACGACAATCAAATTGGCCAACGCCGGCTTGATGGGGATTGATTCGCTGCGCCAGGTGGGGCAGCCTGAGGCGGTTGGAAGCGACCAGGAAGCAGTTAGTCCTGTTTCGCTGGTAAGCTCCGCCAGCATGACCGATGGTCTCGGAGCACTGATCGATGAATTGGCCGCACCGGGACACGGCGTGATCCTTGCGATGGGGAAAGGCGGTGTGGGGAAGACCACCGTCGCAGCGGCAGTTGCGGTGGCTTTGGCCGATCGCGGCCATCAAGTCCATTTGTCGACGACTGATCCGGCGGCGCATCTTGCCGCCACGATCGCTGCCGATGAGCTGCCCGGTTTGACCGTTGGCCGGATCGACCCCGCTCAAGAAACAGCCGACTATCGGGACGAAGTGCTCGAAACTGCTGGGGCTGATTTGGATGCGGAAGGCTTAGCCTTACTTGACGAAGATTTGCGTTCACCTTGCACGGAAGAGATCGCCGTTTTTCGGGCGTTCGCCAAAGCCGTCTCGGAGGGCACCAATCGATTCGTTGTTTTGGATACCGCTCCCACGGGCCACACGATTCTCTTGTTAGATTCAGCACTGGCCTATCACCGGGAAGTGTCCCGGCAGACGAACCAGATTTCAGAGTCGGTTGAGAACTTATTGCCTCGCTTGCGAGACCCTGACTTCACCCGAGTTCTGGTGGTCACGCTGCCCGAAGCGACACCGGTCCACGAGGCGGCCAAATTGCAAGAAGACTTGCGCAGAGCCGAAATCGAACCGTTCGCATGGGCGATTAACCAGAGTCTCAATCCACTTGAAGTCACCGACCCGGCGCTTCGTCATCGGCAGCAACATGAGTTGCAGTTCATTGATGAAGTGAAGTCGAAACTTGCCAAGCGGGTTGCTCTGATCCCATGGCAAGTTGATCCGCCAACCGGTTTGGAAGGATTGCGTGACCTGATCGGTCGTGAAGCCCCGGTGGGTTAG
- a CDS encoding arsenate reductase ArsC has protein sequence MSKRHILFLCTGNSCRSQMAEGWARHFHGDEIEAHSAGIETHGLNPNAAKVMREAGVDISSHTSKLASSLTEVPLELVVTVCGHADENCPAFLTSAKVVHVGFDDPPKLAKEAANEEAALDCYRRVRDEIRDFVRDQLASHL, from the coding sequence ATGAGCAAGAGACACATTCTATTCCTTTGCACTGGTAATTCTTGCCGCAGTCAAATGGCGGAGGGGTGGGCACGTCATTTTCACGGCGACGAGATTGAGGCTCATTCCGCAGGGATCGAAACGCACGGCCTGAATCCGAATGCTGCGAAGGTGATGCGGGAAGCGGGTGTCGATATCTCGAGTCACACTTCCAAGCTTGCTAGTTCGCTAACCGAAGTGCCGCTTGAGTTGGTCGTAACGGTGTGCGGGCACGCCGATGAGAATTGCCCTGCGTTCTTGACGTCCGCCAAGGTGGTTCACGTCGGTTTTGATGATCCGCCGAAGCTTGCCAAGGAGGCGGCAAACGAAGAGGCAGCTTTGGATTGCTACCGGCGTGTTCGTGACGAGATCCGCGATTTCGTACGCGATCAACTGGCCTCGCATCTTTAG
- a CDS encoding DNA alkylation repair protein: MTAKRVLWELRQSACSERAASAQAYLQAVPGGYGEGDRFLGCSVPDLRATAKKHSELPQEELQKLLDSQWHECRLTGLFILADQFQQAAKQRNPNRDAETREIVEFYLANLDAVNNWDLVDSSAPKILGVWLVENPTERGMLARLASSSVIWERRVAVLATFALIRNQEFNEVISLAEMLIDDEHDLIHKAVGWMLREVGNRDANELKSFLQKHAHHMPRTMLRYSIEKLSKEERSRWMAVSKQRTGSSPRA; this comes from the coding sequence ATGACAGCGAAGCGAGTTCTCTGGGAACTGCGTCAATCAGCTTGTAGCGAAAGGGCGGCATCCGCCCAAGCGTACCTCCAGGCGGTGCCGGGCGGATACGGTGAAGGCGATCGCTTCCTGGGGTGCTCGGTGCCTGACCTAAGAGCGACCGCCAAAAAGCATAGCGAATTGCCTCAGGAAGAGCTGCAAAAGCTACTTGATTCGCAGTGGCATGAATGCCGACTGACCGGACTCTTCATCCTGGCCGACCAATTCCAACAAGCAGCAAAACAGCGCAATCCCAATCGTGATGCTGAAACCCGCGAGATCGTTGAGTTCTATCTGGCGAATTTGGATGCGGTCAATAATTGGGACCTGGTCGACTCATCGGCGCCAAAGATCCTAGGCGTCTGGCTGGTCGAGAATCCAACCGAGCGGGGCATGCTTGCTCGCCTCGCCAGCAGCAGCGTGATTTGGGAACGAAGAGTAGCCGTGCTGGCCACCTTTGCACTCATTCGCAACCAGGAGTTCAACGAGGTCATCAGCCTTGCTGAAATGCTGATCGATGATGAACACGACCTCATCCACAAAGCCGTCGGCTGGATGTTGCGAGAGGTCGGAAATCGCGATGCAAACGAATTGAAATCGTTCTTGCAAAAGCACGCCCATCACATGCCACGCACGATGCTGCGATACTCGATCGAAAAGCTATCCAAGGAAGAGCGATCGAGATGGATGGCGGTATCGAAGCAACGCACCGGTTCAAGCCCGCGAGCCTGA